A genomic window from Luteolibacter sp. LG18 includes:
- a CDS encoding polysaccharide biosynthesis/export family protein — protein sequence MKRSLAILFLTGCCAIAQENPTPGNHAPASGTSWRKRYELGPGDVLNFSLYGRPELSRKGLRIAPDGTVSYLQAQGVKLSGLTIDEARLAIEGKLGDHFKNPRVILTPEEVGSKRFTILGKVINKGVYTLERPITLVEAVANAGGMETGLFEQNTIELADLDRSFLSRNGKPLEVNFRRLFLEGDMRQNVEIEPGDFVFIASNITNEYYVLGSVKTPGRQGFSPGATVATAITRRDGFSDKAWLDRILVVRGSLQKPEVHVVDLKKILAAEEKDFPLQPRDIIYVSDKPWSKAEQILGLATEAFISSATASWVNLNVNPASKTNSSSP from the coding sequence ATGAAACGGAGCCTTGCGATCCTGTTCCTGACCGGGTGCTGCGCCATCGCCCAGGAAAACCCCACCCCCGGAAACCACGCCCCGGCCTCGGGAACCTCGTGGAGGAAACGCTACGAACTGGGCCCCGGGGACGTTCTGAACTTCAGCCTCTACGGCCGCCCCGAACTCAGCCGCAAGGGCCTCCGGATCGCGCCGGACGGCACCGTCAGCTACCTGCAGGCCCAGGGAGTGAAGCTCTCCGGATTGACCATCGACGAGGCCCGCCTCGCCATCGAGGGCAAGCTCGGAGACCATTTCAAAAACCCACGCGTGATCCTCACTCCGGAGGAAGTGGGCAGCAAGCGCTTCACTATCCTCGGCAAGGTCATCAACAAGGGCGTGTACACCCTCGAACGCCCGATCACGCTGGTGGAAGCGGTGGCCAATGCGGGTGGGATGGAAACCGGATTGTTCGAACAGAACACCATCGAGCTGGCGGACCTCGACCGCTCATTTCTCTCCCGCAATGGAAAACCGCTGGAGGTGAACTTCCGGCGGCTCTTCCTGGAAGGAGACATGCGTCAGAACGTGGAGATCGAGCCCGGGGATTTCGTCTTCATCGCCTCGAACATCACCAATGAATACTACGTCCTCGGCTCGGTGAAGACCCCGGGCCGCCAGGGCTTCTCGCCCGGAGCCACCGTGGCCACGGCGATCACCAGGCGGGACGGATTCTCGGACAAGGCTTGGCTCGACCGCATCCTGGTGGTGCGGGGCAGCCTCCAGAAACCGGAGGTCCACGTGGTGGATCTCAAGAAGATCCTCGCCGCCGAGGAGAAGGATTTCCCCCTTCAACCCCGTGACATCATCTACGTGTCGGACAAGCCGTGGAGCAAGGCCGAGCAGATCCTGGGGCTGGCCACCGAGGCCTTCATCTCCAGTGCCACGGCCAGTTGGGTGAACCTGAACGTGAATCCCGCGTCGAAGACCAATTCCTCCTCTCCATGA
- a CDS encoding glycosyltransferase family 4 protein, whose translation MNYLFYDDSPVFGGHEVMTLLGVEALLARPGARVQFMASADNATLLEKLRSMATRHPELEIHVMQRTSTKLEALRNRLAPSRVAGLAAELAAHHPDLVVAVQGNIEHSSLSLLAARRAGLRSASYIPVPHSNAEMGAKLGWLRDRFTSGLFQAADHFVTITDEMGAKLRARGATCPITVVYNGVDTTRFISRPAAECRGKLGLPGDRVLIGMVGRIEFRQKQQHLLLDAIASEPALRNACHLVFAGGGPDQEELATRAGNHGMADTVTILPWCDPADLYPALHALVIPSRYEGLPLVMLEALCCGTTVLGSDRDGMKDVLPASRRFPPGGPRPLATALRRFLDDGAPAAEPALTARVRDTMNLPAFSHAFRRAMEKAAAQPRSDLATPETESYL comes from the coding sequence TTGAACTATCTCTTTTACGATGACAGCCCGGTCTTCGGAGGCCACGAAGTGATGACTCTCCTCGGCGTGGAAGCCTTGCTCGCACGCCCCGGTGCCCGGGTCCAGTTCATGGCCTCCGCGGACAATGCCACGCTGCTGGAGAAACTCCGCTCGATGGCCACGCGGCATCCCGAACTGGAGATCCACGTGATGCAGCGGACATCCACCAAGCTGGAAGCCCTCCGCAACCGGCTCGCCCCCTCCCGTGTGGCCGGGCTCGCCGCCGAACTCGCCGCGCATCACCCCGATCTGGTGGTGGCGGTGCAGGGAAACATCGAGCACTCCTCGTTATCCCTGCTGGCGGCACGGCGGGCGGGACTGAGATCCGCGAGCTATATCCCCGTGCCCCACTCGAACGCTGAGATGGGCGCTAAGCTCGGCTGGCTGCGGGACCGCTTCACCTCCGGCCTGTTCCAGGCGGCCGATCACTTCGTCACCATCACCGATGAGATGGGCGCGAAGCTGCGCGCCCGCGGAGCCACCTGCCCGATCACCGTCGTTTACAACGGCGTGGACACCACCCGGTTCATCTCCCGGCCAGCGGCCGAATGCCGGGGAAAACTCGGCCTGCCGGGAGACCGCGTGTTGATTGGCATGGTCGGGCGTATCGAGTTCCGCCAGAAGCAGCAGCACCTTCTCCTCGATGCCATCGCCTCGGAACCCGCCCTGAGGAATGCGTGCCACCTCGTTTTCGCCGGTGGCGGTCCCGATCAAGAGGAACTCGCCACGCGAGCGGGCAACCACGGAATGGCCGACACGGTGACCATCCTACCTTGGTGCGATCCCGCGGATCTCTACCCGGCGCTCCATGCGCTGGTGATCCCCTCCCGCTATGAAGGCCTTCCTCTGGTCATGCTGGAGGCGCTCTGCTGCGGCACCACCGTGCTCGGCAGTGACCGGGATGGAATGAAGGACGTGCTTCCCGCCTCCCGCCGCTTTCCTCCCGGCGGCCCCCGTCCGCTTGCCACAGCCCTGCGCCGCTTCCTGGACGATGGAGCCCCCGCGGCGGAACCGGCCCTGACGGCGCGGGTCAGGGACACCATGAATCTCCCCGCGTTTTCGCATGCCTTCCGCCGCGCCATGGAGAAAGCCGCCGCGCAGCCGAGATCGGACCTTGCCACACCGGAAACGGAATCATATCTTTAA
- a CDS encoding polysaccharide biosynthesis/export family protein, translating into MNGASLLRIARPPVVMLAACVLASCQLKIPRSQFDARKPTGNLASPAFESVHRQSRIDPTWLKPPAEAYRLGPGDLVEIEVAEVSGTLARTFVMPDGMVYYDLAGGVKAEGLTQQELAESLKAALKKDYADPLVNVSLVEVKSRRYWILGRVFKPGIFPLRQPTTLLEAVSNSGGLFTSRFSGTTEELADLGHSVVIRDGKVLPVDFERLIHKGETSQNIYLRHNDFIYIPSSQNGGVLLLGAVKVPQSVGFKDHLSLVECLATGRGPSEGAYLKKVVIVRGSTTQPKAATVDVQDILTGKATDVALMPGDIVWVPRSPFGLLSEGVELVLRDAARTIAANEGATLVGSDQRSQITLPIGGTTSAPP; encoded by the coding sequence ATGAACGGCGCATCCCTCCTGCGGATCGCGCGGCCGCCCGTCGTGATGCTGGCGGCCTGCGTCCTCGCATCCTGCCAGCTCAAGATCCCGCGCAGCCAATTCGACGCGCGCAAGCCAACCGGCAACCTCGCCTCGCCGGCCTTCGAGTCCGTGCACCGCCAGAGCCGGATTGATCCAACGTGGCTCAAGCCACCGGCGGAAGCCTATCGGCTGGGTCCGGGGGACCTCGTGGAGATCGAGGTCGCGGAGGTGTCCGGCACGCTCGCCCGCACCTTCGTGATGCCGGATGGCATGGTCTACTATGATCTGGCCGGCGGGGTGAAAGCCGAGGGCCTCACCCAGCAGGAACTCGCGGAGAGCCTCAAAGCCGCGCTGAAAAAGGATTACGCCGATCCGCTGGTGAACGTCAGTCTGGTGGAGGTCAAATCCCGCCGCTACTGGATCCTCGGCCGGGTCTTCAAGCCAGGCATCTTCCCGCTCCGGCAGCCGACCACCCTTCTGGAAGCCGTCTCGAATTCCGGAGGTCTCTTTACCTCCCGTTTCTCCGGCACCACCGAGGAACTGGCGGACCTCGGCCACAGCGTGGTGATCCGGGACGGCAAGGTGCTGCCGGTGGACTTCGAACGCCTGATCCACAAGGGCGAGACCTCCCAGAACATCTATCTCCGCCACAATGACTTCATCTACATCCCCTCCTCCCAGAACGGCGGCGTGCTGTTGCTGGGGGCGGTGAAGGTGCCACAATCCGTGGGCTTCAAGGACCACCTTTCCCTGGTGGAGTGCCTGGCCACCGGGCGCGGGCCATCGGAGGGAGCTTATCTCAAGAAGGTGGTGATCGTGCGCGGCTCCACCACCCAGCCGAAGGCCGCCACGGTGGACGTGCAGGACATCCTCACCGGAAAGGCCACCGATGTGGCACTGATGCCGGGAGATATCGTATGGGTGCCACGTAGCCCGTTCGGACTGCTTTCGGAGGGGGTCGAGCTGGTACTGCGGGACGCCGCACGGACCATCGCCGCGAACGAGGGGGCGACGCTCGTCGGCTCCGACCAACGCTCCCAGATCACCCTCCCCATAGGCGGCACGACCTCAGCGCCCCCATAA
- a CDS encoding O-antigen ligase family protein encodes MDIVKTLFKVLVILAVYAGGAPAIARWTRGQDGRRRFMLGFLAWWLVRPRSDFTLTLYSIEEYRGHTKGFEFNFLEAIALGLSLAAMMEKRKDFRWRVPALGLWVLWVAASCLSVTGAIEPLYVWMPAWKFLKIAIVTAGVFHAVHGVEDIRALMRGFSWALVLQLFVCLYFRYVKGAFRVIGWFEHQNPMAMWSYMLAFPLLGLAMAKETSRRDFILHLAGFGAAGLVVILTVSRAALAAYIVGTALVMVASFLQGITLRRVLLTSIITVGGVAALAMAMNTLVARMKGAGDDSAENDLRFVLNRQSAAMLSDHPVAGIGWNNFGLANSRPLGTQYSEILEAWEANRGHSIYPEQFQANPLTESLYWLVLAETGWAGFTTFMLFEVVTLWFLLRGLFRHWKSPLGLFLAGLLVSFTISYLHGRVERVLTQTKNLTTLMIFVGVAARVHTWRKRLPPGAADATL; translated from the coding sequence ATGGATATCGTCAAAACACTGTTCAAGGTCCTGGTCATCCTCGCGGTTTACGCGGGCGGGGCGCCTGCGATCGCGCGGTGGACGCGGGGGCAGGACGGGCGCAGGCGGTTCATGCTCGGGTTTTTGGCCTGGTGGCTGGTGCGCCCCCGGTCGGATTTCACGCTCACACTTTATTCGATCGAAGAGTACCGCGGCCATACGAAGGGATTCGAGTTCAACTTCCTGGAGGCGATCGCCCTCGGATTGTCGCTGGCGGCGATGATGGAGAAACGGAAGGATTTCCGGTGGCGGGTGCCCGCCCTCGGGCTGTGGGTGCTGTGGGTGGCGGCATCGTGCCTTTCCGTGACCGGTGCGATCGAGCCGCTCTATGTCTGGATGCCGGCGTGGAAGTTCCTGAAGATCGCCATCGTGACCGCCGGGGTGTTCCATGCGGTCCATGGCGTGGAGGACATCCGCGCGCTGATGCGCGGGTTCTCGTGGGCGCTCGTCCTCCAGTTGTTCGTCTGCCTCTATTTCCGCTACGTGAAGGGGGCCTTCCGGGTGATCGGCTGGTTCGAGCACCAGAATCCGATGGCGATGTGGTCCTACATGCTGGCGTTCCCGTTGTTAGGACTGGCCATGGCGAAGGAAACGTCCCGCAGGGATTTCATCCTGCACCTCGCGGGGTTCGGTGCCGCCGGTCTGGTGGTGATTCTCACGGTGTCCCGCGCCGCCCTCGCGGCCTACATCGTCGGCACGGCATTGGTGATGGTGGCGTCGTTCCTGCAGGGGATCACCCTGCGGCGGGTGCTGCTCACCTCGATCATCACCGTGGGAGGAGTCGCGGCGCTGGCCATGGCCATGAATACCCTGGTCGCCCGCATGAAGGGGGCGGGGGACGATTCCGCGGAAAACGACCTGCGCTTCGTGTTGAACCGCCAGTCCGCCGCCATGCTCTCCGATCATCCGGTGGCGGGCATCGGGTGGAACAACTTCGGCCTGGCCAACAGCAGGCCGCTCGGCACCCAGTATTCCGAGATCCTGGAAGCATGGGAGGCGAACCGGGGGCACTCCATCTACCCGGAGCAATTCCAGGCCAATCCACTCACCGAGAGCCTCTACTGGCTGGTGCTGGCGGAGACCGGATGGGCGGGCTTCACCACCTTCATGCTTTTCGAGGTGGTCACCCTCTGGTTCCTGCTGCGCGGGTTGTTCCGGCATTGGAAGTCCCCGCTCGGCTTGTTCCTCGCGGGGCTGCTGGTCTCATTCACCATCAGCTACCTGCACGGTCGAGTGGAGCGGGTGCTGACACAGACAAAGAACCTGACCACGCTCATGATCTTCGTCGGGGTGGCGGCGCGGGTCCACACTTGGCGGAAACGGCTGCCGCCGGGTGCGGCCGATGCCACTCTATGA
- a CDS encoding CHASE domain-containing protein, which produces MLLLPLLFPSIDGVAEAMLDTVLLTLLAGPLIVWRARATRAPFEAESPTLSSRGLEITSISILIVGAALTFTGAYFTHRHYHEVARLRYEAMTDKVVSELARKMTLPVYGLKGARGVYAASQSVERREFKAYVASRDLEREFPGVLGFGFIEKVRRDHLADFIAAERADHAPDFEVRTAGSAPDLYVIKFVDPLETNRNAWGYDIGSEPIRREAAEQAAASGQPTLTHHVRLQQSDHPECGFLWLVPVYRNGEDTTTPGARLAALQGFVYAPVVLEKVCQNLLAETAGMVDVEIYEGDQLTSANRLLDADGIPVTGEDAPGDRPHGGRPFYNVKTLDIGGRRWTCAMTATGTFDLSGEVGGPLVVTIGGLMVTASTFFLVRTLGARRFEAVRLAERMTEDLRRATREAESASRAKSEFLAVMSHEIRTPMNGVIGMTSMLMDSSLAPQQREYTEIIRSSGETLLALINDILDFSKIESGRLDLEQAPFSISPCVESTLDMLAMTAGNKGVDLLYEIQDSVPREVRGDITRFRQILINLVSNALKFTEKGEVVIAVSARHLVGSMKEIHVSVRDTGIGISPQAHSRLFQPFTQVDASTTRKYGGTGLGLAISKRLATLMGGDLWLDSEVGKGSTFHFTVRCEAVSAKPKRPTSLAQLNLKDRRLLFVDDNPTNLRILGNLAAKWGMPAEAAESGAAALEKAATSSFDFAILDMHMPEMDGITLARELRARLKDSCPSLILLSSWGDLSPEETDGLFDAVLTKPARPSTIFDTLVRISSEDCPTAIESPAPGTAAPPHEGPLIGGILLAEDNAINQRVARFLLGHIGYQADVAANGLEVLDALERQTYEVVLMDVQMPEMDGLEATRRIRQATGSKAGQPWIIALTANASDEDRERCLQAGMNDYLSKPLVKEALLVALERAFSRPTTGTQSSFP; this is translated from the coding sequence ATGCTGCTCCTGCCGTTGTTGTTTCCATCGATCGACGGAGTGGCGGAGGCGATGCTTGATACTGTGCTGCTCACGCTTCTTGCCGGGCCCCTGATCGTCTGGCGGGCACGGGCCACGCGGGCACCATTCGAGGCGGAATCGCCCACCCTCTCCTCCAGGGGTTTGGAAATCACCTCCATCTCGATCCTGATCGTGGGCGCGGCCCTGACCTTCACCGGAGCCTATTTCACCCATCGGCATTACCATGAGGTCGCCCGGCTTCGTTACGAGGCGATGACGGACAAGGTGGTGTCGGAGCTGGCCAGAAAGATGACTCTTCCGGTTTACGGATTGAAGGGTGCGCGGGGAGTATACGCCGCGAGCCAATCGGTGGAACGGCGGGAGTTCAAGGCCTACGTCGCCTCCCGCGATCTGGAGCGCGAGTTTCCCGGAGTGCTGGGTTTCGGGTTCATCGAGAAAGTCCGGCGTGACCATCTGGCGGACTTCATCGCGGCCGAGCGGGCAGACCATGCTCCGGATTTCGAGGTGAGGACGGCGGGCAGCGCCCCCGATCTTTACGTGATCAAATTCGTCGATCCGCTGGAGACCAACCGGAATGCCTGGGGATACGACATCGGCTCGGAGCCGATCCGGCGCGAGGCAGCCGAACAGGCAGCAGCTTCCGGCCAGCCGACCCTGACCCACCACGTCCGCCTGCAGCAGTCGGATCATCCCGAATGCGGCTTCCTGTGGCTCGTGCCGGTCTATCGGAATGGAGAGGACACCACCACCCCCGGAGCCCGCCTGGCGGCGCTCCAGGGTTTCGTTTACGCTCCGGTGGTGCTGGAGAAGGTCTGCCAGAACCTTCTCGCGGAAACCGCCGGGATGGTGGACGTGGAGATCTACGAGGGTGACCAGCTGACCTCCGCGAACCGGCTGCTGGATGCCGATGGCATCCCGGTCACCGGAGAGGATGCACCGGGGGACCGCCCTCATGGAGGCCGCCCATTCTACAATGTGAAGACCCTCGACATCGGCGGACGCAGATGGACCTGCGCGATGACCGCCACCGGAACATTCGACCTGTCCGGCGAAGTCGGAGGACCGTTGGTCGTGACCATCGGCGGCCTGATGGTCACGGCGTCCACGTTCTTTCTCGTGCGGACACTCGGGGCCAGGCGGTTCGAAGCCGTTCGGCTGGCGGAAAGGATGACCGAGGACTTGCGCCGGGCGACCCGGGAAGCGGAGTCCGCGAGCCGCGCGAAGAGCGAGTTCCTGGCCGTGATGAGCCATGAAATCCGCACCCCCATGAACGGCGTGATCGGCATGACTTCCATGTTGATGGATTCCTCGCTCGCTCCCCAGCAGCGGGAATACACGGAGATCATCCGTTCCAGTGGAGAAACATTGCTGGCATTGATCAACGACATCCTCGATTTCTCCAAGATCGAATCCGGCCGACTGGATCTGGAACAGGCCCCATTCAGCATCTCCCCTTGCGTGGAAAGCACCTTGGACATGCTCGCCATGACCGCCGGCAACAAGGGAGTCGACCTGCTATACGAAATCCAGGACAGCGTGCCGCGGGAGGTCCGCGGGGACATCACCCGCTTCCGCCAGATCCTCATCAACCTGGTCAGCAACGCACTCAAGTTCACGGAGAAAGGAGAGGTGGTGATCGCCGTCTCCGCCCGCCACCTGGTCGGCTCCATGAAGGAGATCCACGTGTCGGTCCGGGATACCGGCATCGGGATCTCACCACAGGCACACAGCCGCCTCTTCCAGCCCTTCACCCAGGTGGACGCCTCCACGACCCGCAAATACGGCGGCACCGGCCTGGGCCTGGCCATCAGCAAACGTCTGGCCACCCTGATGGGAGGCGACTTGTGGCTGGATAGCGAAGTCGGCAAGGGCTCCACGTTCCATTTCACGGTGCGCTGCGAGGCCGTTTCCGCGAAGCCGAAGCGCCCGACATCCCTGGCTCAGCTCAATCTCAAGGACCGGCGGCTCCTGTTCGTGGACGACAATCCGACCAACCTCCGGATCCTTGGGAACCTCGCTGCCAAATGGGGCATGCCGGCGGAAGCCGCCGAGTCCGGTGCCGCCGCTCTGGAGAAAGCCGCCACCTCCTCCTTCGACTTCGCGATCCTCGACATGCACATGCCGGAAATGGACGGCATCACGCTCGCCCGGGAGCTGCGGGCCCGCTTGAAGGACTCCTGCCCTTCCCTGATCCTGCTGTCCTCTTGGGGGGATCTTTCCCCGGAGGAAACCGATGGCTTGTTCGACGCGGTGCTCACCAAGCCTGCCAGACCGAGCACGATCTTTGACACGCTGGTCCGGATCTCGAGCGAAGACTGCCCCACTGCAATCGAATCTCCCGCCCCCGGCACGGCCGCGCCGCCCCATGAAGGTCCCTTGATCGGCGGCATCCTTCTGGCAGAGGACAACGCCATCAACCAGCGCGTCGCCCGCTTCCTGCTAGGGCACATCGGCTACCAGGCAGACGTGGCCGCCAATGGGCTGGAGGTCCTGGATGCCCTGGAGCGCCAAACCTATGAGGTGGTCTTGATGGACGTGCAGATGCCGGAGATGGACGGCTTGGAAGCCACTCGCCGGATCCGCCAAGCCACCGGAAGCAAGGCCGGCCAGCCTTGGATCATCGCCTTGACCGCGAATGCATCCGACGAAGACCGGGAGCGCTGCCTGCAGGCCGGCATGAACGATTACCTGAGCAAGCCGCTGGTCAAGGAGGCGCTGCTCGTGGCCCTCGAACGTGCCTTCTCCCGCCCCACCACCGGAACACAATCCTCCTTTCCCTAA
- a CDS encoding archaeosortase/exosortase family protein, with amino-acid sequence MSHRSSVWAGGLALAGLAAAIWLRDRQWMLAPADTLPLMLGLPLMAFLGQPWCISEVPRPVAAWRWLVGGGLLGFGWTTAMLTSMAAGWAVLAGCWMERGFVPTHGKQRLVWIGLLSFPWLVIDWPGIGWAYRLSGAAFVEQVFSVLAMPVSRDGVTLEVVGMPVEVQAACAGWNLLQLCLLTGLASGAVDLRRTSRFGILLGALPLVAWLANSVRIFLLAVAGLSWGAGVASGPLHTPIALLVLLLVLVSTRGFAAVLEPKTVVRRYVT; translated from the coding sequence GTGAGCCACCGTTCGTCGGTCTGGGCTGGCGGGCTGGCATTGGCCGGACTCGCCGCGGCGATTTGGCTGCGGGACCGCCAGTGGATGCTGGCTCCCGCGGACACCCTGCCGCTGATGCTCGGGCTGCCATTGATGGCGTTCCTCGGGCAACCGTGGTGCATCTCGGAGGTGCCGCGGCCGGTGGCCGCGTGGAGATGGTTGGTGGGAGGGGGGCTGTTGGGTTTCGGTTGGACCACGGCGATGCTGACGTCCATGGCGGCGGGTTGGGCCGTGCTCGCGGGATGTTGGATGGAGCGTGGATTCGTTCCCACCCATGGCAAGCAGCGGTTGGTGTGGATCGGCCTGCTGTCCTTTCCATGGCTGGTGATCGACTGGCCGGGGATCGGCTGGGCCTATCGGCTTTCCGGCGCGGCCTTCGTCGAGCAGGTGTTCTCGGTTCTGGCGATGCCGGTGTCCAGGGACGGCGTGACCCTTGAGGTCGTCGGGATGCCGGTGGAGGTCCAGGCTGCCTGTGCGGGATGGAATCTGCTCCAGTTGTGCTTGCTCACCGGGCTCGCGTCCGGTGCCGTGGATCTACGGCGCACGTCGAGGTTTGGCATCCTGTTAGGGGCCTTGCCGCTGGTCGCGTGGCTGGCGAATTCGGTCCGGATCTTCCTGCTGGCGGTGGCCGGGTTGTCCTGGGGAGCTGGTGTGGCCTCCGGTCCGCTGCACACGCCCATTGCCCTGCTGGTGCTTCTCTTGGTGCTGGTGTCCACGCGGGGATTCGCCGCTGTCCTTGAACCGAAGACCGTGGTTCGTAGATACGTGACATGA